The following are encoded together in the Oceanobacillus zhaokaii genome:
- a CDS encoding Vga family ABC-F type ribosomal protection protein, with product MTLLEINNLKYYVKDRLLFDIEHIQIENHDRIGLVGRNGSGKTTLLEILAGTREISEGTIDSQATKELLPQLKNTNTTKSGGEVTQEYINHSIARKTDILLADEPTTNLDTEHIEKLEKQLARWQGALIIVSHDRTFLDSLCTSIWELDNEMITEFKGNYSDYIAQKKLAIKSQENAYEQYVNKKKQLENALQLKEQKAQRATKKPKNVSASEASITGARPYFAKKQKKLNQAAKAIETRIEKLDAVEKVKEAPPIKMVLPNEEKFKGRIVVRAESLAGKINERILWNPISFHIKGGDKVGIIGKNGVGKSTLIKKIINNEASISISPAMKAGYFSQNLDVLDLNKSILENVSSTSKQDETLIRTVLARLHFYREDVYKKVEVLSGGERVKVAFAKLFVCDINTLILDEPTNFLDIEAVEALEDLLANYQGTIFLVSHDRRFIATIANRIMSIENQELKLFEGTYEAYKTYVPQEEPDPAEEELLRIETKITEVLSKLSFEKSAELDEEFQLLLAKKKKLKE from the coding sequence ATGACATTATTAGAAATAAACAACTTGAAATATTATGTAAAGGATCGGCTATTATTTGATATCGAGCATATCCAGATTGAGAATCATGATCGCATAGGTTTAGTTGGAAGAAACGGGAGCGGCAAAACGACATTACTGGAAATTCTCGCTGGAACAAGGGAAATTAGTGAGGGAACGATCGATTCCCAGGCAACTAAAGAGCTGCTTCCACAATTAAAGAATACAAATACTACAAAGAGTGGTGGAGAAGTAACACAGGAATATATCAATCACTCAATTGCCAGAAAAACAGACATTTTACTTGCGGATGAACCGACAACTAACTTGGACACTGAGCATATTGAGAAATTAGAGAAGCAGCTTGCAAGATGGCAAGGTGCATTAATTATCGTCTCCCATGACCGTACATTTTTAGATTCCCTTTGCACCTCGATTTGGGAGTTAGACAATGAAATGATAACAGAATTCAAAGGCAACTATTCTGATTATATCGCACAGAAAAAATTGGCAATTAAAAGTCAGGAAAATGCCTATGAGCAATATGTAAATAAGAAGAAGCAATTGGAGAACGCACTGCAATTAAAGGAACAAAAAGCACAACGAGCAACTAAGAAGCCAAAAAATGTTAGTGCATCTGAAGCAAGCATTACCGGTGCAAGGCCATATTTCGCAAAAAAGCAAAAGAAATTGAATCAGGCTGCGAAAGCAATTGAGACCCGCATCGAGAAATTAGATGCGGTAGAAAAAGTCAAAGAAGCCCCGCCAATAAAAATGGTATTGCCAAATGAGGAAAAGTTCAAAGGACGAATCGTAGTACGTGCAGAAAGTCTAGCGGGAAAAATAAACGAGCGCATCCTCTGGAATCCAATAAGTTTTCATATAAAAGGTGGAGACAAGGTTGGGATAATCGGTAAAAATGGGGTAGGAAAATCAACACTTATTAAAAAGATCATAAATAATGAGGCTAGTATTTCCATCTCCCCCGCGATGAAAGCAGGTTATTTCAGTCAAAACTTAGACGTACTGGATCTTAATAAATCGATATTGGAAAATGTCAGTTCGACATCGAAACAGGACGAAACGTTAATTCGAACAGTTCTTGCTAGACTTCACTTTTACCGTGAGGATGTTTATAAAAAAGTAGAAGTTCTAAGCGGTGGCGAACGAGTAAAAGTAGCTTTCGCTAAATTATTTGTATGTGATATTAATACATTGATTTTGGATGAGCCAACGAATTTTCTGGATATTGAAGCAGTCGAAGCACTAGAGGATCTTCTCGCTAATTATCAAGGAACCATCTTCCTTGTCTCACATGATCGCCGTTTCATTGCGACGATCGCCAATCGGATTATGTCGATTGAAAATCAAGAGCTAAAGCTGTTTGAAGGAACATATGAAGCATATAAAACCTATGTTCCGCAAGAAGAGCCTGATCCTGCTGAAGAGGAGCTACTACGAATTGAAACGAAAATTACTGAAGTTTTAAGCAAGCTTAGCTTCGAAAAATCAGCCGAATTAGACGAAGAATTCCAATTGCTACTAGCAAAGAAGAAGAAACTAAAGGAATAA
- a CDS encoding phosphate ABC transporter ATP-binding protein encodes MTDSYEAAIQFKHVNFSDRSTSILKDITGSFPKGKITTLVGPSGAGKTTLFRLCNRLISPSSGEILISGKKIDQYNPIELRQNVGLALQSATMIRGTVMKNLSLPLTLKGSKLSKEDAKELMQDVGLSEGFLTRNVKELSGGQRQKVSIARTLVNKPKILLLDEITSSLDRVSQQDIEELIVRINQKYGTTIIWITHNLTQAITIGKYSWVMIDGEVIESGESSFLNNPQNDRVKQFIKGDLV; translated from the coding sequence ATGACAGATTCTTATGAAGCTGCAATCCAGTTCAAGCATGTTAATTTTTCAGATCGCAGCACATCGATTTTAAAAGATATTACAGGTTCATTCCCGAAAGGAAAAATTACGACATTAGTCGGTCCCTCTGGCGCAGGAAAAACAACATTATTTAGATTATGCAATCGACTTATTTCTCCTAGTTCAGGAGAAATTCTTATTAGTGGGAAGAAAATCGATCAATACAATCCAATTGAATTACGTCAAAATGTCGGACTTGCACTCCAAAGTGCAACAATGATTCGTGGCACAGTCATGAAAAACCTTTCACTGCCGTTAACTCTGAAAGGGAGCAAATTATCAAAAGAAGATGCGAAGGAATTAATGCAGGATGTAGGGCTCAGTGAGGGATTCTTAACTCGTAATGTGAAAGAACTATCTGGCGGTCAGCGCCAGAAAGTCTCCATTGCCCGCACTCTCGTCAATAAGCCGAAAATATTATTACTTGACGAAATTACATCTTCACTTGACCGAGTATCCCAGCAGGACATCGAAGAACTTATTGTTAGAATCAATCAGAAATACGGTACGACAATTATATGGATCACCCACAATTTAACCCAGGCAATTACTATTGGAAAGTATTCTTGGGTAATGATAGACGGAGAAGTCATTGAATCTGGAGAAAGTTCATTTCTGAATAATCCTCAAAATGACCGAGTTAAACAATTCATTAAGGGGGATTTAGTATGA
- a CDS encoding ABC transporter permease, producing the protein MTFLTLSLALIFVLIPIILSKAFNLELEKDTVIATVRSIIQLLIVGYILQFVFDSENIIYTVLMIALMIGAATQNARKKGAAIKGITWKLIVTFVFVEILTQGILLGFHITPAEAQYIIPISGMMIGNSMVLSILFLNRFTAEINAHQDEIELILSLGGTPKQAIHSQLIASIKASTIPTIESQKTIGLVQLPGMMSGQIIAGADPVQAVQFQLLILFLLLTTVVVTSVLLGFLSYPTLFNKQMQLLKVDA; encoded by the coding sequence ATGACATTTCTTACATTGTCTTTAGCTTTAATTTTTGTCTTAATTCCAATTATATTATCAAAGGCATTTAATCTGGAATTAGAAAAAGATACCGTTATTGCAACCGTTCGATCAATTATTCAGCTACTTATCGTCGGTTATATCCTCCAGTTCGTATTTGATTCCGAGAATATAATCTATACCGTTCTGATGATTGCATTAATGATTGGAGCCGCAACACAAAACGCACGTAAAAAAGGTGCTGCAATTAAAGGTATCACTTGGAAGCTAATTGTGACATTTGTTTTTGTTGAGATATTAACACAAGGTATCTTACTCGGCTTCCATATTACTCCGGCCGAAGCACAATACATAATCCCAATTAGCGGAATGATGATTGGTAATTCGATGGTACTTTCAATCCTATTCCTTAATCGATTTACTGCAGAGATAAATGCACATCAGGATGAAATAGAGCTTATTCTATCACTTGGTGGTACGCCAAAGCAAGCAATTCATTCCCAATTAATTGCTTCAATCAAGGCAAGTACGATTCCCACTATTGAGAGCCAGAAAACAATTGGACTTGTCCAACTCCCTGGTATGATGAGTGGACAAATTATTGCTGGTGCGGATCCTGTTCAAGCAGTGCAATTCCAATTACTCATTCTCTTTCTGCTCTTGACAACGGTGGTTGTAACAAGTGTATTACTTGGGTTCCTGTCCTATCCAACTTTATTTAATAAACAAATGCAATTATTGAAAGTAGATGCGTGA